Proteins found in one Cataglyphis hispanica isolate Lineage 1 chromosome 15, ULB_Chis1_1.0, whole genome shotgun sequence genomic segment:
- the LOC126855214 gene encoding eukaryotic translation initiation factor 4E transporter-like isoform X4, with translation MSVESVTSDKQPPTTTTTVTATTAATTAMTTTTTTATTKKEEGDEAIISMSVAGEVTDTSIMEVGRSRPQFQYSREELILIKNLRLSKRRPAFLDNAYNNSRGVWDPERWHSDRKRSDTPSKEERTGRSDQITENHSKRRSNGDPRDRIRKEQDGIVLSPQRRSFNSGCFVNVNHPPNRRPESPIGKTEVSHREPVRRIGSGRILTRDIWDFRPENEKIESERADYGFRSGTAAGGSLRDRDNRDNRDGKERDRERDIRDRERDRDNLRERDERFERRSFGRDYGDRSERERDRGDRGSERNSHQTDRDKDRGREKRYNNDRRRTYSDNRDSMDEPEWFSSGPTSQHDTIELRGFEDIPEEKAVSSSGNSKNKKQTPAQKKRNKKNAMEKDDKSSENSAGPKGRSTPTVMDQPLNVVPAPHSPISEQTEQSTQSKENDISESTVTEPTTSESAENSSANQNQENSHPDFNLDEFLKSDTFAGVSGLLTNGVGSNSGTGSRFSQWFKRESPIQQADSRRASIQDELLNNLLNDITEPNIQIPSVTESNTYFAPISPASTTNNTNSTTNGVKLLEMLHRGNKPNQNGQGDASNTAIPMLKNCSIKDLEIGGKVVHSLEELEARMRGGAPPPVTSTDTPHVNKTEEDLSAFKKLLAQMNGGQAVPAANGPITQKRPVTLMQLLNSQLKTQQQSSIPHQQPPTEPIHTTTFNHVGPLGPAQHPHQAQMQHENLMKVLQIQQQQQQQKQRHSDMLSMMMGNQRMLGVSPVPTEMQMMINNIPSSQELLQRPEAQAIIQGLQQGEITRQHLIQQLQNPAMQHRHREVLVNILKMYGGTTPRTISPHPHPTPATPQDHMLQQMLFQQQQQRIPSPMNNVIPHRVPSPREIVMHTQTIMQNALIKKKLEEQRENFRKRQDQQQQQQQVQQQQLRASSPVINSPAKQTASPLAFTPTSVLRKMTADKEPDGSSNDPSKLSTQTQASQMQQMQSAVQLLTQGALSRHTALRPQSVPSTWSNTSLKQHPGRPIVKGGNSGNTSSNQFQYNTGNVEFQQHQHRTVANVYGNPARSKHTMATSLPHHNVPQYNPVVQNSIMNPRSNPINTQMKAQQVPAHLANMQQSPHGTANMQQQQPPQRTVNTPMQLVMNQNYNSNRTDGRAMRSQQLNMTVGRQPSPGLGFVGSNGGDLSPTSNQLARWFSPELLAQARAGKLPELVQTNVLSLEELERLQHASTSLVHN, from the exons ATGTCTGTCGAGTCCGTGACAAGTGACAAGCAGccaccgacgacgacgacgacggtgacggcgacgacggcggCAACAACGGCaatgacgacaacgacgacgaccgCGACGACCAAGAAGGAAGAAG ggGATGAAGCTATTATATCGATGTCAGTGGCTGGAGAGGTGACCGACACTTCGATCATGGAAGTAGGCCGTTCTAGACCTCAGTTTCAATATTCTCGG GAGGAACTGatactgataaaaaatttgcggTTATCTAAACGTAGGCCTGCATTCCTAGACAATGCTTATAACAA TTCACGAGGTGTTTGGGATCCCGAACGTTGGCATTCAGATAGAAAGCGTAGCGATACACCTTCGAAGGAGGAAAGGACCGGACGTAGTGATCAAATCACTGAGAATCATAGTAAGCGACGTAGTAATGGTGATCCACGGGACCGAATACGTAAGGAGCAAGACGGCATCGTTTTGAGTCCACAACGAAGGAGTTTTAACTCGGGATGTTTTGTTAATGTAAATCACCCACCAAATCGACGTCCAGAAAGCCCGATCGGCAAAACGGAG gtCAGTCATCGTGAACCTGTTCGTCGAATCGGTAGCGGCAGGATTCTGACGCGGGATATATGGGATTTTAGACcggaaaatgaaaagattgaATCTGAACGCGCGGATTATGGTTTTAGATCAGGCACGGCCGCTGGTGGTTCTTTACGTGATCGTGATAACAGAGATAACCGTGATGGAAAGGAACGTGATAGAGAGCGTGATATACGCGACAGGGAGCGTGACCGTGACAATCTGCGTGAACGGGACGAAAGATTCGAACGAAGATCATTTGGCCGGGATTACGGTGATCGCAGCGAAAGAGAGCGTGATCGTGGTGACAGAGGATCGGAGCGAAACAGCCATCAGACAGATCGTGACAAAGATCGCGGACGCGAAAAGAGATACAACAACGACCGTCGACGGACTTACAGTGACAATCGCGATTCGATGGATGAGCCCGAATGGTTCAGTTCGGGACCTACATCTCAGCACGATACGATTGAGTTAAGAGGCTTTGAGGATATCCCGGAAGAGAAAGCGGTGAGCAGTAGCGGTAATTCCAAGAACAAGAAACAGACTCCTGCGCAGAAAAAACGAAACAAGAAAAACGCTATGGAAAAGGATGACAAATCGAGTGAAAATTCGGCAGGTCCTAAAGGGCGTAGCACTCCCACTGTCATGGATCAACCCCTGAACGTTGTACCAGCGCCGCATTCCCCGATATCTGAACAGACTGAGCAATCCACTCAGAGTAAAGAAAATGACATTAGCGAAAGTACTGTGACCGAACCGACAACATCCGAATCAGCAGAGAATTCCAGTGCTAATCAAAATCAAGAGAACTCGCATCCTGATTTTAATCTGGATGAGTTCCTGAAATCTGATACGTTTGCTGGGGTATCTGGACTATTGACA AACGGAGTTGGCTCGAATAGTGGCACTGGTTCTCGATTCAGCCAGTGGTTCAAGAGGGAAAGTCCAATTCAACAAGCGGATAGTCGTAGGGCTTCCATACAAGACgaactattaaataatttattgaatgacATAACCGAGCCAAACATCCAAATACCATCAGTAACGGAATCAAACACCTATTTTGCTCCAATTTCTCCGGCTAGCACGACAAATAATACCAACTCGACTACAAATGGTGTAAAGTTACTCGAAATGTTACATCGCGGTAATAAACCGAATCAAAATGGCCAAGGTGACGCATCTAATACAGCTATTCCTATGTTGAAAAACTGCTCTATTAAAGATTTGG aaattgGTGGAAAAGTTGTGCACAGTTTGGAAGAATTGGAGGCACGTATGCGGGGTGGTGCTCCTCCACCTGTGACTTCGACTGATACACCCCATGTAAATAAGACTGAAGAAGATCTCTCTGCATTTAAAAAACTG cTTGCTCAAATGAATGGTGGACAAGCTGTGCCTGCAGCTAACGGACCTATCACACAAAAACGACCTGTAACATTAATGCAA ctaCTTAATTCACAATTAAAAACGCAACAGCAGTCATCAATACCGCATCAGCAACCACCTACAGAACCGATTCATACTACGACTTTTAATCATGTCGGTCCTCTTGGCCCTGCTCAGCATCCACATCAGGCTCAAATGCAACATGAAAATCTGATGAAAGTCTTGCAAATACAA cagcaacaacaacagcagaAACAACGACATTCCGATATGCTATCAATGATGATGGGAAATCAACGAATGCTGGGTGTCAGTCCAGTACCGACGGAAATGCaaatgatgataaataatatcccGTCAAGCCAAGAACTCTTACAACGACCAGAAGCTCAAGCGATTATTCAAGGTTTGCAGCAAGGAGAGATCACCAGACAACACCTGATACAACAATTGCAG AATCCCGCTATGCAGCATCGCCATCGAGAAGTGCTGGTGAATATTCTGAAAATGTATGGTGGTACTACACCTCGTACCATAAGTCCGCATCCTCATCCTACTCCTGCTACCCCTCAGGATCATATGTTGCAACAGATGTTGTTTCAACAGCAACAACAGAGGATTCCATCTCCGATGAATAACG tgATACCGCATAGAGTGCCATCGCCACGAGAGATCGTTATGCACACCCAGACTATAATGCAAAATGCTttaattaagaagaaattGGAAGAGCAACGTGAGAATTTCCGTAAGCGGCAGGAtcaacaacagcaacaacaacaagtACAGCAGCAGCAACTGCGCGCATCGAGTCCTGTTATTAACTCACCAGCTAAACAAACAGCAAGCCCACTTGCTTTTACTCCAACCTCCGTTTTACGTAAAATGACTGCTGACAAGGAACCCGATG GAAGCAGCAATGACCCATCAAAATTGTCTACACAAACTCAAGCATCGCAGATGCAACAAATGCAATCCGCAGTTCAGCTACTTACACAGGGTGCTCTCTCGAGACATACTGCGTTGCGACCACAATCCGTTCCATCGACATGGTCGAATACATCGCTTAAACAGCATCCAg GTCGACCTATAGTAAAAGGTGGCAACAGTGGGAACACGAGCAGCAATCAGTTCCAATACAATACCGGAAACGTGGAGTTCCAACAACATCAACACAGAACGGTCGCAAATGTATACGGCAATCCAGCCCGATCCAAGCATACAATGGCCACTTCGTTGCCGCATCACAATGTTCCGCAATACAATCCAGTAGTCCAGAACTCAATTATGAATCCGAGATCAAATCCTATAAATACCCAAATGAAGGCTCAGCAAGTTCCCGCGCATCTCGCTAACATGCAACAATCGCCGCATGGAACCGCTAACATGCAACAACAACAACCGCCGCAACGGACTGTAAATACGCCGATGCAACTTGTCATGAACCAAAATTACAATTCCAATCGTACAG ATGGACGAGCAATGCGATCACAGCAACTAAACATGACAGTCGGCCGTCAACCTTCACCGGGCCTCGGATTTGTGGGTAGCAATGGAGGTGATCTTTCACCAACGTCTAACCAACTTGCACGATGGTTCAGTCCGGAACTTCTTGCTCAAGCTCGGGCCGGCAAGCTGCCAGAGCTCGTGCAGACGAACGTCCTGTCATTGGAAGAACTTGAGAGACTTCAACATGCATCAACCAGTTTAGTGCATAACTAA
- the LOC126855214 gene encoding eukaryotic translation initiation factor 4E transporter-like isoform X6: MYRHWIRDEAIISMSVAGEVTDTSIMEVGRSRPQFQYSREELILIKNLRLSKRRPAFLDNAYNNSRGVWDPERWHSDRKRSDTPSKEERTGRSDQITENHSKRRSNGDPRDRIRKEQDGIVLSPQRRSFNSGCFVNVNHPPNRRPESPIGKTEVSHREPVRRIGSGRILTRDIWDFRPENEKIESERADYGFRSGTAAGGSLRDRDNRDNRDGKERDRERDIRDRERDRDNLRERDERFERRSFGRDYGDRSERERDRGDRGSERNSHQTDRDKDRGREKRYNNDRRRTYSDNRDSMDEPEWFSSGPTSQHDTIELRGFEDIPEEKAVSSSGNSKNKKQTPAQKKRNKKNAMEKDDKSSENSAGPKGRSTPTVMDQPLNVVPAPHSPISEQTEQSTQSKENDISESTVTEPTTSESAENSSANQNQENSHPDFNLDEFLKSDTFAGVSGLLTNGVGSNSGTGSRFSQWFKRESPIQQADSRRASIQDELLNNLLNDITEPNIQIPSVTESNTYFAPISPASTTNNTNSTTNGVKLLEMLHRGNKPNQNGQGDASNTAIPMLKNCSIKDLEIGGKVVHSLEELEARMRGGAPPPVTSTDTPHVNKTEEDLSAFKKLLAQMNGGQAVPAANGPITQKRPVTLMQLLNSQLKTQQQSSIPHQQPPTEPIHTTTFNHVGPLGPAQHPHQAQMQHENLMKVLQIQQQQQQQKQRHSDMLSMMMGNQRMLGVSPVPTEMQMMINNIPSSQELLQRPEAQAIIQGLQQGEITRQHLIQQLQNPAMQHRHREVLVNILKMYGGTTPRTISPHPHPTPATPQDHMLQQMLFQQQQQRIPSPMNNVIPHRVPSPREIVMHTQTIMQNALIKKKLEEQRENFRKRQDQQQQQQQVQQQQLRASSPVINSPAKQTASPLAFTPTSVLRKMTADKEPDGSSNDPSKLSTQTQASQMQQMQSAVQLLTQGALSRHTALRPQSVPSTWSNTSLKQHPGRPIVKGGNSGNTSSNQFQYNTGNVEFQQHQHRTVANVYGNPARSKHTMATSLPHHNVPQYNPVVQNSIMNPRSNPINTQMKAQQVPAHLANMQQSPHGTANMQQQQPPQRTVNTPMQLVMNQNYNSNRTDGRAMRSQQLNMTVGRQPSPGLGFVGSNGGDLSPTSNQLARWFSPELLAQARAGKLPELVQTNVLSLEELERLQHASTSLVHN; this comes from the exons ATGTATAGACATTGGATAC ggGATGAAGCTATTATATCGATGTCAGTGGCTGGAGAGGTGACCGACACTTCGATCATGGAAGTAGGCCGTTCTAGACCTCAGTTTCAATATTCTCGG GAGGAACTGatactgataaaaaatttgcggTTATCTAAACGTAGGCCTGCATTCCTAGACAATGCTTATAACAA TTCACGAGGTGTTTGGGATCCCGAACGTTGGCATTCAGATAGAAAGCGTAGCGATACACCTTCGAAGGAGGAAAGGACCGGACGTAGTGATCAAATCACTGAGAATCATAGTAAGCGACGTAGTAATGGTGATCCACGGGACCGAATACGTAAGGAGCAAGACGGCATCGTTTTGAGTCCACAACGAAGGAGTTTTAACTCGGGATGTTTTGTTAATGTAAATCACCCACCAAATCGACGTCCAGAAAGCCCGATCGGCAAAACGGAG gtCAGTCATCGTGAACCTGTTCGTCGAATCGGTAGCGGCAGGATTCTGACGCGGGATATATGGGATTTTAGACcggaaaatgaaaagattgaATCTGAACGCGCGGATTATGGTTTTAGATCAGGCACGGCCGCTGGTGGTTCTTTACGTGATCGTGATAACAGAGATAACCGTGATGGAAAGGAACGTGATAGAGAGCGTGATATACGCGACAGGGAGCGTGACCGTGACAATCTGCGTGAACGGGACGAAAGATTCGAACGAAGATCATTTGGCCGGGATTACGGTGATCGCAGCGAAAGAGAGCGTGATCGTGGTGACAGAGGATCGGAGCGAAACAGCCATCAGACAGATCGTGACAAAGATCGCGGACGCGAAAAGAGATACAACAACGACCGTCGACGGACTTACAGTGACAATCGCGATTCGATGGATGAGCCCGAATGGTTCAGTTCGGGACCTACATCTCAGCACGATACGATTGAGTTAAGAGGCTTTGAGGATATCCCGGAAGAGAAAGCGGTGAGCAGTAGCGGTAATTCCAAGAACAAGAAACAGACTCCTGCGCAGAAAAAACGAAACAAGAAAAACGCTATGGAAAAGGATGACAAATCGAGTGAAAATTCGGCAGGTCCTAAAGGGCGTAGCACTCCCACTGTCATGGATCAACCCCTGAACGTTGTACCAGCGCCGCATTCCCCGATATCTGAACAGACTGAGCAATCCACTCAGAGTAAAGAAAATGACATTAGCGAAAGTACTGTGACCGAACCGACAACATCCGAATCAGCAGAGAATTCCAGTGCTAATCAAAATCAAGAGAACTCGCATCCTGATTTTAATCTGGATGAGTTCCTGAAATCTGATACGTTTGCTGGGGTATCTGGACTATTGACA AACGGAGTTGGCTCGAATAGTGGCACTGGTTCTCGATTCAGCCAGTGGTTCAAGAGGGAAAGTCCAATTCAACAAGCGGATAGTCGTAGGGCTTCCATACAAGACgaactattaaataatttattgaatgacATAACCGAGCCAAACATCCAAATACCATCAGTAACGGAATCAAACACCTATTTTGCTCCAATTTCTCCGGCTAGCACGACAAATAATACCAACTCGACTACAAATGGTGTAAAGTTACTCGAAATGTTACATCGCGGTAATAAACCGAATCAAAATGGCCAAGGTGACGCATCTAATACAGCTATTCCTATGTTGAAAAACTGCTCTATTAAAGATTTGG aaattgGTGGAAAAGTTGTGCACAGTTTGGAAGAATTGGAGGCACGTATGCGGGGTGGTGCTCCTCCACCTGTGACTTCGACTGATACACCCCATGTAAATAAGACTGAAGAAGATCTCTCTGCATTTAAAAAACTG cTTGCTCAAATGAATGGTGGACAAGCTGTGCCTGCAGCTAACGGACCTATCACACAAAAACGACCTGTAACATTAATGCAA ctaCTTAATTCACAATTAAAAACGCAACAGCAGTCATCAATACCGCATCAGCAACCACCTACAGAACCGATTCATACTACGACTTTTAATCATGTCGGTCCTCTTGGCCCTGCTCAGCATCCACATCAGGCTCAAATGCAACATGAAAATCTGATGAAAGTCTTGCAAATACAA cagcaacaacaacagcagaAACAACGACATTCCGATATGCTATCAATGATGATGGGAAATCAACGAATGCTGGGTGTCAGTCCAGTACCGACGGAAATGCaaatgatgataaataatatcccGTCAAGCCAAGAACTCTTACAACGACCAGAAGCTCAAGCGATTATTCAAGGTTTGCAGCAAGGAGAGATCACCAGACAACACCTGATACAACAATTGCAG AATCCCGCTATGCAGCATCGCCATCGAGAAGTGCTGGTGAATATTCTGAAAATGTATGGTGGTACTACACCTCGTACCATAAGTCCGCATCCTCATCCTACTCCTGCTACCCCTCAGGATCATATGTTGCAACAGATGTTGTTTCAACAGCAACAACAGAGGATTCCATCTCCGATGAATAACG tgATACCGCATAGAGTGCCATCGCCACGAGAGATCGTTATGCACACCCAGACTATAATGCAAAATGCTttaattaagaagaaattGGAAGAGCAACGTGAGAATTTCCGTAAGCGGCAGGAtcaacaacagcaacaacaacaagtACAGCAGCAGCAACTGCGCGCATCGAGTCCTGTTATTAACTCACCAGCTAAACAAACAGCAAGCCCACTTGCTTTTACTCCAACCTCCGTTTTACGTAAAATGACTGCTGACAAGGAACCCGATG GAAGCAGCAATGACCCATCAAAATTGTCTACACAAACTCAAGCATCGCAGATGCAACAAATGCAATCCGCAGTTCAGCTACTTACACAGGGTGCTCTCTCGAGACATACTGCGTTGCGACCACAATCCGTTCCATCGACATGGTCGAATACATCGCTTAAACAGCATCCAg GTCGACCTATAGTAAAAGGTGGCAACAGTGGGAACACGAGCAGCAATCAGTTCCAATACAATACCGGAAACGTGGAGTTCCAACAACATCAACACAGAACGGTCGCAAATGTATACGGCAATCCAGCCCGATCCAAGCATACAATGGCCACTTCGTTGCCGCATCACAATGTTCCGCAATACAATCCAGTAGTCCAGAACTCAATTATGAATCCGAGATCAAATCCTATAAATACCCAAATGAAGGCTCAGCAAGTTCCCGCGCATCTCGCTAACATGCAACAATCGCCGCATGGAACCGCTAACATGCAACAACAACAACCGCCGCAACGGACTGTAAATACGCCGATGCAACTTGTCATGAACCAAAATTACAATTCCAATCGTACAG ATGGACGAGCAATGCGATCACAGCAACTAAACATGACAGTCGGCCGTCAACCTTCACCGGGCCTCGGATTTGTGGGTAGCAATGGAGGTGATCTTTCACCAACGTCTAACCAACTTGCACGATGGTTCAGTCCGGAACTTCTTGCTCAAGCTCGGGCCGGCAAGCTGCCAGAGCTCGTGCAGACGAACGTCCTGTCATTGGAAGAACTTGAGAGACTTCAACATGCATCAACCAGTTTAGTGCATAACTAA
- the LOC126855214 gene encoding eukaryotic translation initiation factor 4E transporter-like isoform X5 yields the protein MYRHWIHILVMQTRACHWFRKNKSVNPLKRVTFRDEAIISMSVAGEVTDTSIMEVGRSRPQFQYSREELILIKNLRLSKRRPAFLDNAYNNSRGVWDPERWHSDRKRSDTPSKEERTGRSDQITENHSKRRSNGDPRDRIRKEQDGIVLSPQRRSFNSGCFVNVNHPPNRRPESPIGKTEVSHREPVRRIGSGRILTRDIWDFRPENEKIESERADYGFRSGTAAGGSLRDRDNRDNRDGKERDRERDIRDRERDRDNLRERDERFERRSFGRDYGDRSERERDRGDRGSERNSHQTDRDKDRGREKRYNNDRRRTYSDNRDSMDEPEWFSSGPTSQHDTIELRGFEDIPEEKAVSSSGNSKNKKQTPAQKKRNKKNAMEKDDKSSENSAGPKGRSTPTVMDQPLNVVPAPHSPISEQTEQSTQSKENDISESTVTEPTTSESAENSSANQNQENSHPDFNLDEFLKSDTFAGVSGLLTNGVGSNSGTGSRFSQWFKRESPIQQADSRRASIQDELLNNLLNDITEPNIQIPSVTESNTYFAPISPASTTNNTNSTTNGVKLLEMLHRGNKPNQNGQGDASNTAIPMLKNCSIKDLEIGGKVVHSLEELEARMRGGAPPPVTSTDTPHVNKTEEDLSAFKKLLAQMNGGQAVPAANGPITQKRPVTLMQLLNSQLKTQQQSSIPHQQPPTEPIHTTTFNHVGPLGPAQHPHQAQMQHENLMKVLQIQQQQQQQKQRHSDMLSMMMGNQRMLGVSPVPTEMQMMINNIPSSQELLQRPEAQAIIQGLQQGEITRQHLIQQLQNPAMQHRHREVLVNILKMYGGTTPRTISPHPHPTPATPQDHMLQQMLFQQQQQRIPSPMNNVIPHRVPSPREIVMHTQTIMQNALIKKKLEEQRENFRKRQDQQQQQQQVQQQQLRASSPVINSPAKQTASPLAFTPTSVLRKMTADKEPDGSSNDPSKLSTQTQASQMQQMQSAVQLLTQGALSRHTALRPQSVPSTWSNTSLKQHPGRPIVKGGNSGNTSSNQFQYNTGNVEFQQHQHRTVANVYGNPARSKHTMATSLPHHNVPQYNPVVQNSIMNPRSNPINTQMKAQQVPAHLANMQQSPHGTANMQQQQPPQRTVNTPMQLVMNQNYNSNRTDGRAMRSQQLNMTVGRQPSPGLGFVGSNGGDLSPTSNQLARWFSPELLAQARAGKLPELVQTNVLSLEELERLQHASTSLVHN from the exons ATGTATAGACATTGGATAC ATATCCTTGTTATGCAGACCAGAGCTTGCCATTGGTTTCGGAAAAACAAATCTGTCAATCCTCTAAAGCGGGTGACCTTCC ggGATGAAGCTATTATATCGATGTCAGTGGCTGGAGAGGTGACCGACACTTCGATCATGGAAGTAGGCCGTTCTAGACCTCAGTTTCAATATTCTCGG GAGGAACTGatactgataaaaaatttgcggTTATCTAAACGTAGGCCTGCATTCCTAGACAATGCTTATAACAA TTCACGAGGTGTTTGGGATCCCGAACGTTGGCATTCAGATAGAAAGCGTAGCGATACACCTTCGAAGGAGGAAAGGACCGGACGTAGTGATCAAATCACTGAGAATCATAGTAAGCGACGTAGTAATGGTGATCCACGGGACCGAATACGTAAGGAGCAAGACGGCATCGTTTTGAGTCCACAACGAAGGAGTTTTAACTCGGGATGTTTTGTTAATGTAAATCACCCACCAAATCGACGTCCAGAAAGCCCGATCGGCAAAACGGAG gtCAGTCATCGTGAACCTGTTCGTCGAATCGGTAGCGGCAGGATTCTGACGCGGGATATATGGGATTTTAGACcggaaaatgaaaagattgaATCTGAACGCGCGGATTATGGTTTTAGATCAGGCACGGCCGCTGGTGGTTCTTTACGTGATCGTGATAACAGAGATAACCGTGATGGAAAGGAACGTGATAGAGAGCGTGATATACGCGACAGGGAGCGTGACCGTGACAATCTGCGTGAACGGGACGAAAGATTCGAACGAAGATCATTTGGCCGGGATTACGGTGATCGCAGCGAAAGAGAGCGTGATCGTGGTGACAGAGGATCGGAGCGAAACAGCCATCAGACAGATCGTGACAAAGATCGCGGACGCGAAAAGAGATACAACAACGACCGTCGACGGACTTACAGTGACAATCGCGATTCGATGGATGAGCCCGAATGGTTCAGTTCGGGACCTACATCTCAGCACGATACGATTGAGTTAAGAGGCTTTGAGGATATCCCGGAAGAGAAAGCGGTGAGCAGTAGCGGTAATTCCAAGAACAAGAAACAGACTCCTGCGCAGAAAAAACGAAACAAGAAAAACGCTATGGAAAAGGATGACAAATCGAGTGAAAATTCGGCAGGTCCTAAAGGGCGTAGCACTCCCACTGTCATGGATCAACCCCTGAACGTTGTACCAGCGCCGCATTCCCCGATATCTGAACAGACTGAGCAATCCACTCAGAGTAAAGAAAATGACATTAGCGAAAGTACTGTGACCGAACCGACAACATCCGAATCAGCAGAGAATTCCAGTGCTAATCAAAATCAAGAGAACTCGCATCCTGATTTTAATCTGGATGAGTTCCTGAAATCTGATACGTTTGCTGGGGTATCTGGACTATTGACA AACGGAGTTGGCTCGAATAGTGGCACTGGTTCTCGATTCAGCCAGTGGTTCAAGAGGGAAAGTCCAATTCAACAAGCGGATAGTCGTAGGGCTTCCATACAAGACgaactattaaataatttattgaatgacATAACCGAGCCAAACATCCAAATACCATCAGTAACGGAATCAAACACCTATTTTGCTCCAATTTCTCCGGCTAGCACGACAAATAATACCAACTCGACTACAAATGGTGTAAAGTTACTCGAAATGTTACATCGCGGTAATAAACCGAATCAAAATGGCCAAGGTGACGCATCTAATACAGCTATTCCTATGTTGAAAAACTGCTCTATTAAAGATTTGG aaattgGTGGAAAAGTTGTGCACAGTTTGGAAGAATTGGAGGCACGTATGCGGGGTGGTGCTCCTCCACCTGTGACTTCGACTGATACACCCCATGTAAATAAGACTGAAGAAGATCTCTCTGCATTTAAAAAACTG cTTGCTCAAATGAATGGTGGACAAGCTGTGCCTGCAGCTAACGGACCTATCACACAAAAACGACCTGTAACATTAATGCAA ctaCTTAATTCACAATTAAAAACGCAACAGCAGTCATCAATACCGCATCAGCAACCACCTACAGAACCGATTCATACTACGACTTTTAATCATGTCGGTCCTCTTGGCCCTGCTCAGCATCCACATCAGGCTCAAATGCAACATGAAAATCTGATGAAAGTCTTGCAAATACAA cagcaacaacaacagcagaAACAACGACATTCCGATATGCTATCAATGATGATGGGAAATCAACGAATGCTGGGTGTCAGTCCAGTACCGACGGAAATGCaaatgatgataaataatatcccGTCAAGCCAAGAACTCTTACAACGACCAGAAGCTCAAGCGATTATTCAAGGTTTGCAGCAAGGAGAGATCACCAGACAACACCTGATACAACAATTGCAG AATCCCGCTATGCAGCATCGCCATCGAGAAGTGCTGGTGAATATTCTGAAAATGTATGGTGGTACTACACCTCGTACCATAAGTCCGCATCCTCATCCTACTCCTGCTACCCCTCAGGATCATATGTTGCAACAGATGTTGTTTCAACAGCAACAACAGAGGATTCCATCTCCGATGAATAACG tgATACCGCATAGAGTGCCATCGCCACGAGAGATCGTTATGCACACCCAGACTATAATGCAAAATGCTttaattaagaagaaattGGAAGAGCAACGTGAGAATTTCCGTAAGCGGCAGGAtcaacaacagcaacaacaacaagtACAGCAGCAGCAACTGCGCGCATCGAGTCCTGTTATTAACTCACCAGCTAAACAAACAGCAAGCCCACTTGCTTTTACTCCAACCTCCGTTTTACGTAAAATGACTGCTGACAAGGAACCCGATG GAAGCAGCAATGACCCATCAAAATTGTCTACACAAACTCAAGCATCGCAGATGCAACAAATGCAATCCGCAGTTCAGCTACTTACACAGGGTGCTCTCTCGAGACATACTGCGTTGCGACCACAATCCGTTCCATCGACATGGTCGAATACATCGCTTAAACAGCATCCAg GTCGACCTATAGTAAAAGGTGGCAACAGTGGGAACACGAGCAGCAATCAGTTCCAATACAATACCGGAAACGTGGAGTTCCAACAACATCAACACAGAACGGTCGCAAATGTATACGGCAATCCAGCCCGATCCAAGCATACAATGGCCACTTCGTTGCCGCATCACAATGTTCCGCAATACAATCCAGTAGTCCAGAACTCAATTATGAATCCGAGATCAAATCCTATAAATACCCAAATGAAGGCTCAGCAAGTTCCCGCGCATCTCGCTAACATGCAACAATCGCCGCATGGAACCGCTAACATGCAACAACAACAACCGCCGCAACGGACTGTAAATACGCCGATGCAACTTGTCATGAACCAAAATTACAATTCCAATCGTACAG ATGGACGAGCAATGCGATCACAGCAACTAAACATGACAGTCGGCCGTCAACCTTCACCGGGCCTCGGATTTGTGGGTAGCAATGGAGGTGATCTTTCACCAACGTCTAACCAACTTGCACGATGGTTCAGTCCGGAACTTCTTGCTCAAGCTCGGGCCGGCAAGCTGCCAGAGCTCGTGCAGACGAACGTCCTGTCATTGGAAGAACTTGAGAGACTTCAACATGCATCAACCAGTTTAGTGCATAACTAA